The following are encoded in a window of Amycolatopsis lexingtonensis genomic DNA:
- a CDS encoding permease, with protein sequence MAEIGEALAMAGSMTWEILWALILGFLLSAVVQSVVRKSTIVRLLGDDRPRTLAVASLLGAASSSCSYAAVALARSLFRRGAHFTAAMAFEIGSTNLVVELGIILALLMGWQFTAAEFVGGPIMIVLLAVLFRLFVRRQLLEKAREQAEKGIAGSMEGHAAMDMSVQGTGTFRQRLFSGDGFTAVAHVFVMEWAAILRDLVIGLLIAGAVGAWVPESWWRALFFTDHPVASAIWGPLIGPVVAILAFVCSIGNVPLAAVLWNGGISFGGVVSFIFADLLILPILNIYRKYYGARMTLVLLGTFYAAMVGAGYVVELLFGGAGLIPAERSATVLREGVSWNYTTWLNIAFLLLAATLTTRFFRTGGAGMLRMMGGAPEH encoded by the coding sequence GTGGCGGAGATCGGCGAGGCACTGGCCATGGCCGGGTCGATGACCTGGGAGATCCTGTGGGCGCTGATCCTCGGGTTCCTGCTGAGCGCTGTCGTCCAGTCGGTGGTCCGGAAGTCGACGATCGTGCGGCTGCTGGGTGACGACCGGCCGCGCACGCTCGCGGTGGCGTCGCTGCTCGGCGCGGCGTCGTCGTCCTGTTCCTACGCCGCCGTCGCGCTGGCGCGGTCGCTGTTCCGCCGGGGCGCGCACTTCACCGCCGCGATGGCGTTCGAGATCGGGTCGACGAACCTCGTCGTCGAGCTGGGGATCATCCTGGCCCTGCTGATGGGCTGGCAGTTCACCGCCGCCGAGTTCGTCGGCGGGCCGATCATGATCGTGCTGCTGGCGGTGCTGTTCCGCCTGTTCGTCCGCCGGCAGCTGCTGGAGAAGGCCCGCGAGCAGGCGGAAAAGGGCATCGCCGGGTCGATGGAGGGCCACGCGGCGATGGACATGTCCGTCCAGGGCACCGGCACCTTCCGACAGCGGCTGTTCTCCGGGGACGGCTTCACCGCCGTGGCGCACGTGTTCGTCATGGAGTGGGCGGCGATCCTGCGCGACCTGGTGATCGGGCTGCTGATCGCCGGCGCGGTCGGCGCGTGGGTGCCGGAATCGTGGTGGCGGGCGCTGTTCTTCACCGACCACCCCGTCGCTTCGGCGATCTGGGGGCCGCTCATCGGCCCGGTCGTCGCGATCCTCGCGTTCGTCTGCTCGATCGGCAACGTGCCGCTGGCCGCGGTGCTGTGGAACGGCGGCATCAGCTTCGGCGGCGTGGTCTCCTTCATCTTCGCCGACCTGCTGATCCTCCCGATCCTGAACATCTACCGGAAGTACTACGGCGCACGGATGACACTGGTGCTGCTCGGCACGTTCTACGCGGCGATGGTCGGCGCGGGGTACGTGGTCGAGCTGCTCTTCGGCGGCGCGGGCCTCATCCCGGCCGAGCGCTCGGCGACAGTGCTGCGCGAAGGCGTGTCGTGGAACTACACGACGTGGCTGAACATCGCGTTCTTGCTGCTCGCCGCGACACTGACGACCCGCTTCTTCCGCACCGGCGGAGCCGGCATGCTCCGGATGATGGGCGGCGCCCCCGAGCACTGA
- a CDS encoding TetR/AcrR family transcriptional regulator: MTKRGATLSTSDARRDVVVDAAIAEFARGGYHGTPISAVAERADISPAYVFKLFPGKVSLFVAALDRCYELVTHALSNGAARADDEDPDKILYEMGGAYAELIADRNLLMLQVHAQSAADTPEIADAVRRGLAKVTEFARTRSGAEGEQVQRFIAYGQLCHLIATLDLDEHAGEWAAVLSAGIRHPGKN; this comes from the coding sequence ATGACGAAACGCGGTGCCACCCTCTCCACCTCCGACGCCCGGCGGGACGTCGTCGTCGACGCCGCCATCGCGGAGTTCGCGCGGGGCGGGTACCACGGGACGCCGATCAGCGCGGTGGCCGAACGGGCCGACATCTCCCCCGCCTACGTCTTCAAGTTGTTCCCCGGCAAGGTTTCCCTCTTCGTCGCCGCGCTCGACCGGTGCTACGAGCTCGTCACGCACGCCCTCTCCAACGGGGCCGCCCGCGCCGACGACGAAGACCCCGACAAGATCCTCTACGAAATGGGCGGCGCCTACGCCGAACTGATCGCCGACCGGAACCTGCTCATGCTGCAGGTGCACGCCCAGTCGGCCGCCGACACGCCGGAGATCGCCGACGCCGTGCGGCGCGGACTGGCGAAGGTGACCGAGTTCGCCCGCACGCGCTCCGGCGCCGAGGGCGAGCAGGTGCAGCGGTTCATCGCCTACGGCCAGCTCTGCCACCTGATCGCCACCCTCGACCTCGACGAGCACGCCGGCGAGTGGGCCGCGGTCCTCTCCGCCGGCATCCGGCACCCCGGCAAAAACTGA